A single genomic interval of Vibrio gallicus harbors:
- a CDS encoding DeoR/GlpR family transcriptional regulator, whose product MKQIPRHQKIVDLVIKQGYVSTEELVERFDVSPQTIRRDLNELADNNKIRRYHGGATIPLSSENTSYSTRKTLNFNEKDLIAEQLVKNIPNGASLFIDIGTTPESIARALNKNHKQLRVVTNNVNVATILLANPEIKVILAGGEVRTRDGGIVGEATLDFVKQFSLDFGILGISGIGLDGSLLDFDYNEVRVKQAIIDNSRSIFLAIDHSKFGRNAMVKLGNISQAHMVFTNQKPPEEILNILNDLSIPLEVIDPS is encoded by the coding sequence GTGAAGCAGATACCCAGACACCAAAAGATTGTCGATCTCGTGATCAAGCAAGGCTACGTCAGTACTGAAGAGCTGGTTGAAAGGTTCGATGTGAGTCCACAAACCATTCGCCGTGACCTCAATGAACTGGCTGATAACAATAAGATCCGTCGCTACCACGGTGGCGCAACCATTCCGTTAAGCTCAGAAAACACCTCTTACAGTACGCGTAAGACATTAAATTTTAACGAGAAAGATTTAATCGCAGAGCAACTGGTTAAGAACATTCCTAACGGCGCATCCTTGTTCATCGATATTGGAACAACCCCAGAATCAATCGCAAGAGCGCTCAATAAAAACCACAAACAGCTTAGAGTGGTCACCAACAACGTCAATGTAGCCACCATTCTGCTTGCCAACCCGGAGATCAAAGTCATCTTGGCCGGGGGCGAAGTAAGAACTAGGGACGGCGGAATTGTTGGCGAGGCAACCCTCGATTTTGTAAAACAATTCAGTCTAGATTTTGGCATTCTAGGTATCAGTGGTATCGGTCTTGACGGTTCATTACTCGACTTTGATTACAATGAGGTGCGCGTAAAGCAGGCGATTATAGACAATAGCCGCAGTATTTTCCTCGCCATTGACCACAGCAAGTTTGGTCGTAACGCCATGGTTAAACTGGGTAATATTTCTCAAGCGCACATGGTATTTACCAACCAGAAACCCCCAGAAGAAATCCTCAACATCCTTAATGATTTATCGATCCCGCTTGAGGTTATCGACCCGTCATAA
- a CDS encoding NADH:flavin oxidoreductase translates to MSKVFTQTQIGNLTLKNRFVRSATWENMATEEGHMTDKLYGIYKELAEGGVGLIVTGYANIVPEEKPNAGMMGMYDDSFIEEYQALTDLVHQRDSKIVMQLAYGGTKTTYNLGERVIFAPSNVPEKGTNTQGKAMTLDEIDYIVQAFAKATLRAKQSGFDGVEIHGAHTYLINQFLSPYYNQRTDQYGGSLENRMRFLIEIIEQSRKLVGESFPILVKLTATEFFEGGLTFYETRVICKKMEQIGVDGLIISGNIHGKAIDMVGQSFDGHTLQQEGFFHQYGAVISQDVNIPVITVGGLTDIAAIEQIAESTNIQCFALSRPLLSEPDLVNRWQSGDRSESLCETCSKCRTKRGNFCIVNKERKRIIAQMG, encoded by the coding sequence GTGAGCAAGGTATTTACACAAACCCAAATTGGTAATCTGACCCTAAAGAACCGCTTCGTACGCAGTGCAACCTGGGAAAATATGGCGACCGAAGAGGGCCATATGACCGACAAACTGTACGGCATCTATAAAGAGCTAGCCGAAGGTGGAGTGGGGCTGATAGTTACTGGTTACGCTAATATTGTGCCAGAAGAAAAGCCCAATGCTGGCATGATGGGGATGTACGACGACTCTTTTATCGAAGAATATCAAGCTCTCACAGACCTAGTGCACCAACGCGATAGTAAAATCGTCATGCAGCTTGCCTATGGAGGCACTAAAACCACTTACAATCTGGGGGAGCGAGTGATCTTTGCGCCGAGTAATGTTCCTGAAAAAGGCACCAATACTCAAGGCAAGGCGATGACCCTCGATGAGATAGACTACATAGTACAGGCATTTGCCAAAGCGACCTTACGTGCTAAACAGTCTGGCTTTGATGGCGTAGAAATCCACGGCGCGCACACCTATCTTATTAACCAATTTCTGAGTCCTTATTACAACCAACGCACGGATCAATATGGCGGAAGCTTAGAAAACCGTATGCGTTTTTTAATCGAGATCATCGAGCAGAGCCGTAAGCTGGTGGGGGAATCGTTCCCAATTTTGGTTAAGCTAACCGCCACCGAGTTCTTTGAGGGCGGCTTAACCTTCTACGAAACTCGCGTTATCTGTAAAAAAATGGAACAGATCGGTGTTGATGGTTTGATCATCTCTGGCAACATCCACGGCAAGGCTATTGATATGGTCGGTCAAAGCTTTGACGGACACACCCTGCAACAAGAAGGCTTCTTCCATCAATACGGCGCAGTTATCAGTCAAGACGTTAACATCCCAGTGATTACCGTTGGTGGCTTAACCGATATCGCCGCTATTGAGCAGATTGCCGAATCCACTAACATTCAATGCTTCGCACTATCACGCCCACTGCTTTCAGAACCTGATCTGGTAAATCGCTGGCAATCAGGCGACAGGTCAGAATCACTATGTGAAACCTGCTCCAAATGCCGCACCAAGCGCGGTAACTTCTGCATTGTGAATAAAGAACGCAAGCGCATTATCGCGCAGATGGGGTAG
- a CDS encoding type II and III secretion system protein family protein — translation MLLRIIQKMALLMCLVSFQVAAYQIPLNDARSVRTKQQIGTVFMSQPSIADYKVINERQIVVFGSSIGQTRLMIYDIDGRLVVSRLVNVTQPLNQVRSEIKKRYPELDIEVVPMGAKVAVNGVVFTERQRDSIYALVASILGKEPTSRYPTSDAPLPLDAPFVADPQTEFYRNYTYDGLIEGLEMSHPFQVNVRTTIAAVGSEFRETVGVDWTSGGSPGVFTFPDLTASDISATITALASDNLGEVLAEPNITVLSGQEASFLVGGEIPMITSDTNGTTISFKEYGIGLEIAAKVHNEQEIRLRVQPSVSVVDQIYRTTTAEVPQLTTRKATTTIEIADGQTFMIGGLMNSEDIESLQKLPLLGDIPFFGALFSKATTNRKTTEVVIIATVNLVKPTKANELTLPRIHKTNTLVRWMGMSSEFDQQRQQDAEFVELLDNGGFAQ, via the coding sequence ATGCTGTTGAGAATCATACAAAAAATGGCATTGCTGATGTGTCTGGTTTCGTTTCAGGTTGCGGCATATCAGATCCCCCTCAACGATGCGCGTTCGGTGCGCACTAAGCAGCAGATTGGCACGGTATTTATGAGCCAGCCAAGTATCGCGGATTATAAGGTGATTAACGAGCGCCAGATCGTGGTGTTCGGTAGCTCTATTGGCCAAACGCGGCTGATGATCTATGACATTGACGGCAGGCTGGTGGTTTCGCGGTTAGTGAATGTTACCCAGCCCTTAAACCAAGTGCGTTCAGAGATCAAAAAGCGTTATCCAGAGCTGGATATTGAAGTGGTGCCAATGGGGGCGAAGGTTGCAGTTAACGGCGTGGTATTTACTGAGCGCCAGCGCGATAGTATCTATGCTCTCGTGGCGAGCATCCTAGGCAAAGAGCCAACATCGCGTTATCCAACCTCTGATGCGCCGTTACCCCTAGATGCCCCATTTGTGGCTGACCCTCAAACTGAATTTTATCGTAACTACACCTATGATGGCTTGATTGAAGGGCTGGAAATGAGCCACCCATTTCAGGTTAATGTGCGCACGACGATTGCCGCCGTCGGCAGTGAGTTTCGCGAAACCGTGGGTGTGGATTGGACCTCTGGCGGCTCGCCGGGGGTATTTACCTTTCCCGATCTCACCGCCTCTGATATATCCGCCACAATCACCGCCTTAGCCAGCGATAACCTTGGTGAGGTGTTGGCTGAGCCCAATATCACCGTGTTATCCGGTCAAGAAGCCTCATTTTTGGTAGGTGGGGAGATCCCGATGATCACCTCAGATACTAACGGCACTACTATCTCGTTCAAAGAGTATGGTATTGGGCTTGAAATTGCGGCCAAGGTACATAACGAGCAAGAGATCCGTCTGCGAGTGCAACCGAGCGTGAGTGTGGTGGATCAGATCTACCGTACCACAACCGCTGAGGTGCCGCAGCTCACCACACGCAAGGCGACCACCACCATTGAGATTGCCGATGGACAAACCTTTATGATTGGCGGCTTGATGAACAGCGAAGATATTGAGTCGCTACAAAAACTGCCGCTACTGGGCGATATCCCTTTCTTTGGCGCGCTGTTTAGCAAAGCGACTACCAATCGTAAGACTACCGAGGTGGTGATCATTGCTACGGTAAATCTGGTTAAACCAACCAAGGCGAATGAGCTAACCCTGCCGCGCATCCACAAAACCAATACCCTAGTGCGTTGGATGGGAATGAGCAGTGAGTTTGACCAACAGCGTCAGCAAGATGCTGAGTTTGTTGAGCTGCTAGATAACGGAGGGTTTGCCCAATGA
- the cpaB gene encoding Flp pilus assembly protein CpaB: MNSRLIFILSFIIVAFGLFAVMQNVNARAEAKAQQQVQAQVEEKKEVKYVLWRAKQDIARGEVVTKNSLERVILPEEDANALGVNADVDVALVQDSRANHAIPAGEYVFAEMFTAPHQAGYLDLLASEGKILYPLPISTFNLINNYIRPGDMIDIISVSSPLTNLADTGARITQFQGVKARTIKRGVKVLAFEQAPIDPKEKAAQNSGSISPRVSATGNTKTTVVIEIEPEFVSRLSLAQRTMHLEIYRSQFNGEIPPANMSDVIENYQGIRELRGADTQTTNVEVY, translated from the coding sequence ATGAACTCCCGTTTGATTTTTATTCTGTCCTTTATCATTGTGGCGTTTGGGCTATTTGCGGTGATGCAAAACGTGAATGCGCGCGCTGAGGCGAAAGCGCAGCAGCAGGTGCAAGCGCAAGTCGAAGAGAAAAAAGAAGTTAAGTATGTGTTGTGGCGCGCCAAACAAGATATTGCGCGCGGTGAAGTGGTTACTAAGAACAGCCTAGAGCGTGTGATACTGCCTGAAGAAGACGCTAACGCATTGGGCGTAAATGCAGATGTGGACGTGGCACTGGTTCAAGACAGTCGCGCCAATCATGCTATACCTGCCGGGGAGTACGTATTTGCGGAGATGTTTACCGCGCCCCATCAAGCTGGGTATTTAGACTTGCTTGCCTCTGAAGGTAAGATCTTATATCCGCTACCTATTTCTACTTTCAACCTTATTAATAATTATATTCGCCCCGGCGATATGATTGACATTATTTCAGTGAGCTCACCGCTAACCAACCTCGCGGATACAGGGGCGCGCATCACCCAGTTTCAAGGGGTGAAAGCGCGCACTATTAAGCGCGGGGTTAAGGTATTGGCCTTTGAGCAAGCACCTATTGACCCGAAAGAGAAAGCCGCGCAAAACAGCGGCTCTATCAGCCCTAGGGTATCAGCAACGGGCAACACCAAGACTACGGTAGTGATTGAGATTGAGCCGGAGTTTGTGTCTCGGTTATCCCTTGCGCAGCGTACCATGCACCTTGAGATTTATCGCTCGCAGTTTAATGGTGAGATCCCGCCAGCCAATATGAGTGATGTGATTGAAAACTATCAAGGTATTCGCGAATTACGTGGCGCAGATACCCAGACCACCAATGTAGAGGTTTACTGA
- a CDS encoding A24 family peptidase: MLYAYLLTSIAICLSDLYRRKITNPLVVILFVVTLFIAANSWLGIFQSTLLVLVIGLALFSARIWAGGDSKLLIALAPLFPLAQLPDLFFSILVCGGVLSGIYWVKYRLIFKGMPDQGLPYGVAIICGANLSLYFSQGLAIYS, translated from the coding sequence ATGCTATACGCGTACCTATTAACCTCAATAGCCATATGCCTATCAGACCTATACAGAAGAAAAATAACTAACCCATTGGTTGTAATATTGTTTGTAGTAACACTATTTATTGCAGCCAACTCATGGTTAGGCATATTTCAATCTACATTGCTGGTGTTGGTTATTGGGTTAGCTTTATTTAGTGCGCGTATCTGGGCAGGTGGTGACAGTAAATTACTGATTGCCCTTGCCCCTTTATTTCCTCTAGCGCAGTTACCGGATTTATTCTTTTCTATCTTGGTGTGCGGTGGGGTGTTGTCGGGTATTTATTGGGTTAAATATCGGCTTATTTTCAAGGGCATGCCAGATCAGGGATTGCCTTATGGGGTTGCCATCATCTGTGGTGCGAACCTTTCTCTCTATTTTTCACAAGGGCTGGCTATCTATTCATGA
- the glpK gene encoding glycerol kinase GlpK, with translation MTAKKYIVALDQGTTSSRAVILDHDANIVSSSQREFTQIYPKSGWVEHDPMEIWATQSSTLVEALAKAGIRSDEVAGIGITNQRETTIVWNKETGKPVYNAIVWQCRRTADTCEELKQRGLEDYVRDNTGLVLDPYFSATKVKWILDNVEGAREQADNGKLLFGTVDTWLVWKMTQGRVHVTDYTNASRTMLFNINDLCWDETLLNEMGIPASMMPEVKQSSMVYGQMNLGGKGGTRVPIAGIAGDQQAALFGQMCVEAGQAKNTYGTGCFLLMNTGQEKVTSNNNLLTTLACGARGEPAYALEGAVFMGGASIQWLRDEMKLLDCATDSEYFATKVDSSNGVYVVPAFTGLGAPYWDAYARGTIVGLSRGSNSNHIIRATLEGIAYQTRDVLDAMQADSGIKLANLRVDGGAVANNFLMQFQSDVLDTEVHRPQVTEVTALGAAYLAGLAVGFWDCIDELKGKAVLDRTFAPHHDEEKRNRRYKGWKRAIKCAQVWSEMHEADQDLE, from the coding sequence ATGACCGCGAAAAAATACATTGTTGCTCTCGATCAAGGCACCACCAGCTCTCGCGCGGTAATCCTAGATCATGACGCGAACATAGTCAGTTCTTCTCAACGAGAGTTCACCCAGATCTACCCTAAATCAGGTTGGGTAGAACATGATCCGATGGAGATTTGGGCCACACAAAGCTCAACCCTAGTTGAGGCTCTTGCCAAAGCGGGTATTCGTAGCGATGAAGTCGCGGGTATCGGCATCACCAATCAGCGAGAGACCACCATTGTTTGGAATAAAGAAACGGGCAAGCCCGTATATAACGCAATCGTGTGGCAATGTCGCCGCACCGCTGATACCTGCGAAGAGCTTAAACAACGTGGCCTAGAAGATTACGTACGTGATAACACTGGCTTGGTACTCGACCCCTATTTCTCTGCTACTAAGGTAAAGTGGATTCTGGACAATGTAGAAGGTGCTCGTGAGCAAGCTGATAACGGTAAGCTATTATTTGGCACGGTTGATACATGGTTGGTGTGGAAGATGACCCAAGGGCGTGTTCATGTCACCGATTATACCAATGCGTCTCGAACTATGCTGTTTAATATCAATGACCTATGCTGGGATGAAACGCTATTAAATGAGATGGGGATACCCGCCTCCATGATGCCTGAAGTCAAACAATCTTCTATGGTATATGGTCAGATGAACCTTGGTGGAAAAGGCGGAACCCGAGTACCCATTGCTGGCATTGCGGGCGACCAGCAAGCAGCGCTTTTTGGTCAGATGTGCGTTGAAGCAGGTCAAGCTAAAAATACCTACGGCACGGGTTGCTTCTTGCTGATGAATACTGGCCAAGAAAAAGTCACATCTAACAATAACCTCTTAACCACCCTAGCTTGTGGTGCTAGAGGCGAGCCTGCATATGCACTTGAGGGTGCGGTATTTATGGGTGGCGCATCTATCCAATGGTTGCGCGATGAAATGAAACTATTAGATTGTGCGACCGACTCTGAATACTTTGCCACTAAGGTCGATTCCTCAAACGGGGTTTACGTTGTGCCGGCGTTTACTGGTTTAGGCGCACCGTATTGGGACGCCTACGCGCGCGGCACTATTGTTGGCCTATCTCGCGGTTCAAACTCCAACCATATTATTCGCGCAACACTGGAAGGCATTGCCTATCAAACCCGTGATGTACTAGATGCAATGCAAGCCGATTCTGGAATTAAGCTGGCCAACTTACGCGTTGATGGGGGCGCGGTAGCCAATAACTTTTTAATGCAATTCCAATCAGATGTTCTTGATACCGAAGTACATCGACCACAGGTGACAGAGGTTACCGCATTAGGTGCGGCTTACCTTGCAGGTCTCGCAGTTGGGTTTTGGGATTGCATTGATGAGCTTAAAGGTAAAGCTGTGCTTGACCGTACTTTTGCACCACACCACGATGAAGAAAAACGAAACCGCCGCTACAAGGGTTGGAAGCGTGCCATTAAGTGCGCCCAAGTGTGGTCTGAAATGCATGAAGCAGATCAAGATCTAGAATAA
- the glpD gene encoding glycerol-3-phosphate dehydrogenase produces the protein MSAQQINSQSNTSSILDVIVIGGGINGAGIAADAAGRGLNVGLYEANDFASATSSASSKLIHGGLRYLEHYEFRLVSEALAEREVLLKKAPHIAKPMRFRLPHRPFLRPAWMIRCGLFLYDNLGKRTTLPSSKSVNLAKSSLLKPEIKTGFEYSDCWVDDARMVLLNILSAQENNAEVRNYCRVEKAHRVGDIWYVTIHDMMTDQRFERRAKALVNAAGPWVKQFFDQGLEQVSPRNIRLIKGSHIVVPRIHDEPQAYILQNKDNRIVFMIPYLDKFSIIGTTDQEYKGDPRQVAIDDNEVDYLVDIVNQHFVQQISREDVVWTYSGVRPLCDDESDSPQAITRDYTLELDAEHDQAPLLSIFGGKLTTYRKLSEAAMNKLSPYLTNMGASWTANNALPGGNFSCSIEQLAETIHTKYPWISKALLIRYITQFGTYTWKLLDGKNSEADLGTLFSHEAHGVYQVEIDYLINHEMAMTDEDILWRRTKLGLYLSSKEQHALTEYLKQKQQSKVVNFSQVG, from the coding sequence ATGAGTGCTCAACAAATTAATTCGCAAAGTAATACATCTTCAATCTTGGACGTAATCGTAATTGGTGGTGGAATAAATGGCGCAGGTATTGCCGCTGACGCCGCTGGTCGTGGCTTGAATGTCGGTTTATATGAAGCAAACGATTTTGCCTCTGCGACTTCATCTGCCAGTTCGAAGTTAATTCACGGTGGATTGCGTTACCTTGAGCACTACGAGTTTCGTTTAGTTTCTGAAGCGCTCGCTGAACGTGAAGTTCTACTAAAAAAAGCACCTCACATTGCTAAACCAATGCGTTTTCGTTTACCTCATCGACCATTCTTACGCCCCGCTTGGATGATCCGCTGCGGGCTATTCTTGTACGATAATTTAGGTAAACGCACCACTCTTCCTAGCAGTAAGAGTGTGAATTTAGCTAAATCCAGTCTATTAAAGCCCGAGATCAAAACCGGATTTGAATATTCAGATTGCTGGGTTGATGATGCACGAATGGTGTTACTCAATATCCTCTCCGCTCAAGAAAACAACGCTGAGGTTCGAAACTATTGCCGCGTAGAAAAAGCCCATCGCGTTGGCGACATTTGGTACGTCACCATTCACGATATGATGACCGACCAACGCTTTGAACGCAGAGCAAAGGCGCTGGTTAATGCGGCAGGGCCTTGGGTTAAGCAGTTCTTTGACCAGGGATTAGAGCAGGTATCACCACGTAACATTCGCCTCATCAAAGGCTCACACATTGTTGTGCCGCGTATCCATGACGAGCCACAAGCCTACATATTGCAGAACAAAGATAATCGTATCGTATTCATGATCCCATACCTTGATAAGTTCTCTATCATTGGTACCACAGATCAAGAATATAAAGGCGACCCGAGACAAGTTGCCATTGATGATAACGAAGTGGATTACTTAGTCGACATCGTGAATCAACATTTTGTGCAGCAGATTAGCCGTGAAGATGTAGTGTGGACCTATAGTGGTGTGAGACCGCTATGTGATGATGAATCCGATTCACCGCAAGCCATAACTCGCGACTACACCTTAGAGTTGGATGCCGAGCACGATCAAGCCCCATTACTTTCAATCTTCGGCGGTAAATTAACCACCTATCGTAAGCTTAGTGAAGCGGCCATGAACAAACTTAGTCCATATCTAACCAATATGGGGGCATCATGGACTGCCAATAACGCGCTACCTGGAGGGAATTTCAGCTGTAGTATCGAGCAGTTGGCAGAGACGATTCACACTAAATATCCGTGGATATCTAAAGCATTATTGATTCGCTACATCACTCAATTTGGTACCTATACCTGGAAACTTCTCGACGGTAAGAATAGTGAAGCTGATCTTGGCACCCTGTTCTCACATGAAGCACATGGTGTGTATCAAGTAGAAATTGATTACCTGATCAATCACGAAATGGCGATGACAGACGAAGATATTTTATGGCGCAGAACCAAGCTAGGCTTATATCTAAGTAGTAAGGAACAGCATGCGCTGACAGAGTACCTAAAACAGAAACAACAGAGCAAGGTGGTCAATTTCTCTCAGGTTGGCTAG
- a CDS encoding Flp family type IVb pilin has protein sequence MLKSLITRFVNDERGVTAIEYGVIGVAIAVVIGAVMTGDTGLAAAIGDSFDGILDAISGVNTAAGV, from the coding sequence ATGTTGAAATCTCTAATTACTCGCTTTGTAAACGACGAGCGCGGTGTGACTGCAATTGAATACGGTGTGATTGGTGTGGCTATTGCGGTAGTTATCGGTGCTGTAATGACTGGCGATACCGGATTAGCTGCTGCAATTGGTGATTCATTCGATGGTATTCTAGACGCTATTTCCGGTGTAAATACCGCTGCAGGTGTATAG
- a CDS encoding YcxB family protein: MSKDFAFTTEYTLDKRFFAECYDQTSHRVKFPQAYFKGVLFLLFGVVLLKFELLPSGYVGWFFIVLSIIEAFSVYFKRGWWLWRQTLSMSSGSKVVFQVDGDGVSYNSGQNTRSITWSEIDQLEQSDLGFIFHLGKQRQYISKSCLNDEVIAFIVDKHRASQID; the protein is encoded by the coding sequence ATGTCTAAAGATTTTGCTTTCACCACAGAATACACTCTCGATAAGCGCTTTTTTGCTGAGTGTTATGATCAAACTAGCCATCGTGTTAAGTTCCCTCAAGCTTATTTTAAGGGAGTACTTTTTCTTCTTTTTGGTGTGGTTCTATTAAAATTTGAGTTACTTCCGAGCGGTTACGTTGGATGGTTCTTTATTGTTCTAAGTATTATTGAGGCGTTCAGCGTCTATTTTAAGAGAGGCTGGTGGTTATGGCGACAAACACTCAGCATGAGCTCAGGCAGTAAGGTGGTATTTCAGGTTGATGGTGACGGTGTAAGTTATAACAGTGGCCAAAATACCCGTAGCATTACCTGGAGTGAAATAGACCAACTTGAACAAAGTGATTTAGGGTTTATCTTTCATCTGGGCAAACAGCGCCAATATATCAGTAAATCTTGCTTAAATGATGAGGTGATCGCGTTCATTGTTGACAAGCATAGGGCATCTCAAATCGACTAA
- a CDS encoding Flp family type IVb pilin, which produces MFKFIITRFIKDERGVTAIEYGVIGVAIAVVIGAVMLGTGTDSGLAAAIGDSFDGILATLTGVNESIPTD; this is translated from the coding sequence ATGTTTAAATTTATAATTACTCGATTTATAAAAGATGAGCGCGGTGTAACCGCAATTGAATATGGTGTTATTGGTGTGGCTATTGCAGTGGTTATTGGTGCTGTAATGTTAGGTACAGGCACGGATTCAGGGCTAGCTGCTGCAATTGGTGATTCATTCGATGGTATTTTAGCTACTCTTACTGGTGTAAATGAATCAATCCCTACTGACTAA
- a CDS encoding AAA family ATPase, with the protein MADIFDLSEELVLDTGKKKAATPKSVVPKQSGGAALFYSDAECKEAVLEAYTFEGLDAPQCIKGLPTAAKGKDQELGDVVIVQVTESLDIELDAEEINATLPNSKTVILLGQIDSIHTLRRLEKMGFYYLPWPVDKSELIECLRQASLDERKRYESGYFRKAKRIAVVGTKGGIGTSVIATELCALLAKKGSRSILVDHHYTLSNIDIILSQKDLEQVDISTITVEPNKLDEESATSYLNEVDHNFLYLGFTGEDKIEELEKYTNTVRNKLGRQANFIVSDFSGSLDFPLKAESLVTDNDVIVLIADPSVSGVRATQRLLDKIKDVAIPQLVRPRVMVVLNHHRPEGSFNLNLEEVERFLKVKPDVVIPFYKNAAKQLIDGKKLHSLEKGKVAPFTKLSMAINGQNPNKKTGLLSRLSFKRGKK; encoded by the coding sequence ATGGCAGATATATTCGATCTCTCTGAAGAGCTGGTACTAGATACAGGCAAGAAGAAAGCCGCAACCCCCAAGTCAGTGGTGCCTAAGCAAAGTGGTGGCGCGGCGCTGTTTTATTCTGATGCTGAGTGCAAAGAGGCGGTGCTTGAGGCTTATACCTTTGAGGGGCTAGATGCGCCGCAATGCATCAAGGGTTTGCCGACCGCCGCCAAAGGCAAAGATCAAGAACTTGGGGATGTGGTCATCGTGCAGGTGACCGAGTCACTGGATATCGAGCTCGATGCAGAAGAGATCAACGCCACCTTGCCAAATAGCAAGACAGTGATTCTACTGGGGCAAATCGATTCTATTCACACCCTACGCCGATTAGAAAAAATGGGTTTTTATTATTTGCCGTGGCCGGTAGATAAATCTGAACTGATTGAGTGCCTAAGGCAAGCTAGCCTTGATGAAAGAAAGCGCTATGAGAGCGGCTATTTCCGTAAGGCAAAGCGGATTGCTGTGGTGGGTACTAAGGGCGGAATAGGCACCTCAGTGATAGCTACTGAGCTGTGTGCACTGCTGGCTAAAAAGGGCAGTCGCTCGATCTTGGTGGACCATCATTACACCCTGAGCAATATCGACATTATCTTGAGCCAGAAAGACCTAGAACAGGTTGATATCAGCACTATTACCGTCGAACCAAATAAACTCGACGAAGAGTCCGCCACCAGTTACCTCAACGAGGTCGACCATAACTTCCTTTATCTGGGATTTACTGGTGAAGACAAGATAGAAGAGCTAGAAAAATACACCAATACAGTGAGGAATAAGCTGGGTCGTCAGGCTAATTTTATTGTGAGTGATTTCTCTGGGTCATTAGACTTTCCCCTGAAAGCGGAAAGCTTAGTCACTGACAATGACGTGATTGTATTGATTGCAGACCCTTCAGTAAGTGGGGTGCGAGCTACCCAGCGGTTACTCGATAAAATCAAAGATGTCGCTATTCCACAGTTAGTTCGACCTAGGGTGATGGTGGTACTCAATCATCATCGACCTGAAGGCTCGTTTAATCTTAACCTTGAAGAGGTGGAACGCTTTTTAAAGGTTAAACCGGATGTGGTGATCCCGTTTTATAAAAACGCGGCCAAACAGCTTATTGATGGTAAAAAACTGCATAGTTTAGAGAAAGGCAAGGTCGCGCCATTTACTAAGTTATCGATGGCGATAAACGGCCAGAATCCGAATAAGAAAACCGGTTTGTTGTCTCGACTTTCGTTTAAGCGAGGTAAGAAATGA